In Kushneria marisflavi, the following are encoded in one genomic region:
- the ftsW gene encoding putative lipid II flippase FtsW yields the protein MKSLAERFSTERHAIDGWLVLSAITLMVIGWIMVTSASTEVASSQTGNPWYYSIRHGIFVLASMSIALLVMRIPSVWWRANGPTLLLVAAILLAAVLIVGREVNGSRRWIHLGPINLQASEVGKFCLIIYIAGYTERHLTRLRRSWWGFMAPLMLTFSLCILLILEPDYGAAVVMLAATMGVLLLAGASLWRFILLAGGVVTLGAFVAISEPYRLARISSFLDPWANQYGSGYQLTQALIAFGRGGWSGLGLGNSVQKLFYLPEAHTDFVFSVLAEELGMLGAVGAVALFAVLVYRCFRIGRNAEESGHLFAAYVCYGIGIIFASQSFINVAVNAGLLPTKGLTLPLLSYGGSSLMVSGAMVGVLLRIDGETRGRRRAARKRSRSATAETPA from the coding sequence ATGAAATCTCTGGCAGAACGTTTTTCTACCGAGCGCCATGCCATCGATGGCTGGCTGGTGCTTTCCGCCATTACATTGATGGTTATTGGCTGGATCATGGTGACCTCGGCTTCAACGGAGGTGGCCAGCAGCCAGACCGGCAATCCCTGGTATTACAGTATTCGTCACGGCATTTTTGTGCTGGCTTCCATGAGCATTGCGCTGCTGGTCATGCGCATTCCTTCCGTGTGGTGGCGCGCCAACGGGCCGACGCTTTTACTTGTGGCGGCCATTCTGCTGGCCGCCGTTTTGATCGTGGGACGAGAGGTGAACGGCAGTCGCCGCTGGATCCATCTGGGCCCCATCAACCTTCAGGCCTCCGAAGTCGGCAAGTTCTGTCTGATCATCTATATCGCCGGTTATACCGAGCGTCACCTGACACGTCTGCGTCGCAGCTGGTGGGGCTTCATGGCACCGCTGATGCTGACCTTTTCCCTGTGTATTCTGCTGATTCTCGAACCGGACTACGGTGCAGCGGTCGTCATGCTGGCGGCCACCATGGGGGTGCTGCTGCTGGCAGGGGCATCGCTCTGGCGCTTTATACTGCTGGCCGGCGGTGTAGTAACGCTTGGCGCCTTTGTGGCGATATCGGAGCCTTATCGCCTTGCCCGTATTTCCAGCTTTCTTGATCCGTGGGCCAACCAGTACGGTTCCGGTTATCAGCTCACTCAGGCGCTGATCGCCTTCGGTCGCGGTGGCTGGAGTGGTCTTGGTCTGGGCAATAGCGTCCAGAAGCTCTTTTATCTGCCGGAGGCACACACCGACTTCGTGTTCTCAGTGCTGGCAGAAGAGCTCGGTATGCTGGGTGCCGTAGGCGCCGTCGCCCTTTTTGCCGTGCTGGTCTATCGCTGTTTTCGCATCGGACGCAATGCCGAAGAGAGTGGTCATCTGTTTGCAGCCTACGTCTGCTACGGGATCGGCATCATTTTTGCCTCACAGTCCTTTATTAACGTGGCGGTCAATGCAGGGCTCCTGCCGACCAAGGGTCTGACGCTGCCGCTACTGAGCTACGGTGGGTCTAGTCTGATGGTCAGTGGCGCCATGGTCGGGGTACTTTTGCGCATTGATGGTGAAACCAGGGGACGTCGTCGCGCTGCACGCAAACGCTCTCGCAGTGCCACCGCGGAGACACCGGCATGA